From a region of the Thiorhodovibrio winogradskyi genome:
- a CDS encoding response regulator, with translation MKRILVIDDAATVRLYHREILEAAGFEVSEAINGLEALERVAEGPFDLYLVDINMPKLDGYGFLRELRGRDIPQAPAIMISTEAEESDQRRGFESGANLYLVKPARPDQLLAHVRLLLGEGPAS, from the coding sequence ATGAAACGCATCCTAGTCATCGACGACGCCGCCACCGTGCGGCTCTACCACCGCGAGATTCTCGAGGCGGCCGGGTTCGAGGTCAGCGAGGCCATCAATGGGCTCGAGGCCCTGGAGCGCGTCGCCGAGGGGCCTTTCGACCTTTACCTGGTCGACATCAACATGCCCAAGCTCGACGGCTACGGTTTTCTGCGCGAACTGCGCGGGCGCGACATCCCCCAGGCTCCGGCCATCATGATCTCCACCGAAGCCGAGGAGAGCGACCAGCGTCGCGGTTTCGAGAGCGGCGCCAATCTTTACCTAGTCAAGCCGGCGCGGCCCGATCAACTGCTTGCCCATGTCCGTCTGCTGCTTGGTGAGGGGCCCGCGTCATGA